The Primulina tabacum isolate GXHZ01 chromosome 7, ASM2559414v2, whole genome shotgun sequence genome includes a window with the following:
- the LOC142550660 gene encoding uncharacterized protein LOC142550660, translated as MRKLLKPFDLGYEKIHACPNDCCLFRKELQDLDSCPKCRSSRWKIDKVTTKVCKGVPEKVLRYFPVIPRLKRMFKSKEKAEELIWNSKHKSQDHMMRHPVDSVAWDTIDHKWPDFASDPRNLHLGLETDGFNPFGDLSSRYSCWPVILVNYNLPPLLCMTKENLMLTLLIPGLKQLGNDIDVYLETLVEDLKELWDTDVEAYDAFTKSMFNLKAILMWKINDFPAYGNLAGCATKRKLESKGKPRPLNGLKITDALKNIENYWVKKQKGETVNTLRKKQDSSKEVQKPVQRWKKKSIFFDLTYWSGLMLRHNLDVMHVEKNVCENIIGTLLNLKKKSKDDVNARKDLVENIKLPNGYSSNIGNCVSVEEHKLIGLKSHDCHILMQQLLSVALRDLLSKGPLNAIFMLGAF; from the exons ATGAGAAAGTTGTTGAAACCATTTGATTTAGGATATGAGAAGATTCATGCTTGCCCAAATGATTGTTGTCTATTTAGAAAGGAGCTTCAAGATCTAGACTCGTGTCCGAAGTGTAGATCCTCAAGATGGAAGATAGACAAAGTAACCACCAAAGTTTGTAAAGGAGTCCCTGAAAAGGTCCTACGATATTTTCCAGTGATACCAAGACTGAAAAGGATGTTTAAATCAAAAGAAAAGGCTGAAGAGTTGATTTGGAACTCCAAACACAAAAGTCAAGATCATATGATGCGTCATCCAGTTGATTCAGTAGCTTGGGATACAATAGATCATAAGTGGCCTGATTTTGCATCAGATCCTAGAAATCTCCACCTTGGTCTTGAAACAGATGGATTTAACCCTTTTGGTGACCTTAGTTCCAGATATAGTTGCTGGCCAGTTATTTTGGTCAATTATAACCTTCCTCCATTGTTGTGCATGACTAAGGAAAATCTTATGCTGACATTACTGATTCCAGGTCTGAAGCAACTGGGAAATGATATAGATGTATACTTGGAAACCCTTGTGGAGGATTTGAAGGAGTTGTGGGACACCGATGTGGAGGCGTATGATGCATTTACcaagtcaatgttcaatctgaagGCTATTTTAATGTGGAAAATCAATGATTTTCCAGCTTATGGAAACCTAGCTGGATGTGCCACAAAAAGGAAACTCG AGAGTAAAGGGAAACCTAGACCTTTGAATGGGTTAAAAATTACCgatgcattgaaaaatattgaaaattactGGGTTAAGAAGCAAAAGGGTGAGACTGTCAACACTTTGAGGAAGAAGCAGGATAGTTCAAAAGAGGTACAAAAACCAGTTCAAAGGTGGAAGAAAAAGTCAATTTTTTTCGATTTGACATATTGGAGT GGCCTCATGCTACGTCATAACTTAGATGTGATGCATGTTGAAAAGAATGTCTGCGAGAATATTATAGGCACATTGTTAAACCTGAAGAAAAAATCCAAAGATGATGTGAATGCTCGCAAAGATTTG GTTGAAAATATAAAGTTACCCAATGGATATAGCTCAAATATTGGTAACTGTGTTTCTGTAGAAGAGCATAAGCTTATTGGGctgaaatctcatgattgtcatATTCTGATGCAACAATTGCTATCAGTAGCATTGAGAGATCTTCTATCGAAAGGTCCACTCAATGCTATATTTATGTTGGGtgcattttaa
- the LOC142550658 gene encoding uncharacterized protein LOC142550658, with the protein MYPFERFMKILKWYVKNRARPEGCIAECYLAEERMAFCSAYIRNASSIGVRSNRNNDLEDGLLEGRPICKGKEKILEDHVLQAAHRYVLFNTAEVEPYLQMHIDELKQTDHRFLSNETLLQKKHKETFADWLSKQDHVNSSDRIQWLSHGPRKHVTSYTGYIVNGHRFHTIDVGRSTQDSGVSIEADIENISNRLSRMNSNNSANSSHDLHGKEPIDNEKTDKKNYGVHQSSKWLVANTSVKSWSIMSLDSRLEIIQ; encoded by the exons ATGTATCCATTTGAAAG ATTTATGAAAATACTAAAATGGTATGTGAAGAACCGGGCAAGACCAGAAGGTTGTATAGCTGAGTGTTACCTCGCAGAAGAACGAATGGCATTTTGTAGTGCTTATATAAGAAATGCTTCTAGTATTGGTGTTCGTTCTAATAGGAACAATGATTTGGAAGATGGATTATTAGAAGGTCGGCCAATTTGtaaagggaaagaaaagattttagaggatcACGTGTTACAAGCTGCACATCGATATGTGTTGTTCAATACTGCAGAAGTTGAACCTTATTTACA GATGCACATTGACGAGCTTAAACAAACAGATCATCGTTTCTTAAGTAATGAAACATTGTTACAAAAGAAACATAAGGAAACATTTGCTGATTGGCTATCAAAACAGGATCATGTTAACTCTTCAGACCGAATTCAATGGCTATCACATGGTCCAAGAAAGCATGTTACATCTTATACGGGATATATTGTAAATGGACATCGATTCCACACAATTGATGTTGGAAGGTCGACACAAGATAGTGGTGTTTCAATTGAAGCTGATATT GAAAATATATCTAATAGGTTATCGAGAATGAATTCTAACAATTCAGCTAATTCATCACATGATTTGCATGGTAAAGAACCAATTGATAATGAGAAAACAGATAAGAAAAATTACGGGGTGCATCAAAGTTCAAAATGGTTAGTGGCCAACACAAGTGTAAAGAGCTGGAGCATAATGAGTTTGGACAGCCGGTTGGAGATAATTCAGTGA
- the LOC142550843 gene encoding uncharacterized protein LOC142550843: protein MVQSLQQQMQQNQLEMQEMRSMFLQSMNQQNQQEQVASGGIGSGIGNEVGSNGDIDIGAKKNDNFDHISQSNLRNVSLVDIGANTKCKLLHWCADELVVAEGRIASTYPNTKVHQVVLGRSCWKVWVDKVLVEKVDLIQPNDEIQFLEDAIGCTVAWLSKFIVLSD, encoded by the exons ATGGTACAAAGCCTTCAACAACAAATGCAACAAAATCAGCTAGAAATGCAAGAAATGAGATCCATGTTTTTACAAAGTATGAATCAACAAAATCAGCAAGAACAG GTTGCTAGTGGTGGCATTGGTAGCGGTATTGGGAATGAAGTTGGTAGTAATGGTGATATCGATATTGGTGCCaagaaaaatgataattttgatCATATTTCTCAG TCAAATTTGAGGAATGTGAGTCTTGTAGATATCGGTGCTAATACTAAATGTAAGCTGCTTCATTGGTGTGCTGATGAATTAGTTGTTGCAGAAGGTCGAATTGCATCCACATATCCAAACACAAAAGTGCATCAGGTTGTTCTTGGTAGATCTTGTTGGAAAGTTTGGGTTGATAAGGTTTTGGTGGAGAAGGTGGACCTAATTCAACCAAATGATGAAATTCAGTTTCTCGAGGACGCGATAGGATGCACGGTAGCATGGTTATCTAAATTTATAGTATTGTCTGATTGA